A genomic window from Gemmatimonadaceae bacterium includes:
- a CDS encoding glycosyltransferase: protein MPRAIESFDFSDYDLVISVSHAVAKGARTSGRTEHLNICCSPIRYAWDLEEQYLEEAGLSRGLKGVAARALLARIRAWDRRSADRPTRVLAISRFIAERVHRVWGRDSEVLYPPVETEYFGQPTGVAREHDLYVTASRFVPYKRIPLIVEAFAQMPTRRLVVIGDGPEMPKARAAATPNVTFQGRVPRAELREWLQRARGFVFAAEEDFGIAPVEAMAAGTPVVAYGRGGARETVVGEGEARTGVFFEAQSVEAIVDAVRRLEEAGVRSTDCVARAELFSVAEFRRRVVGLTSGRGEAVGG, encoded by the coding sequence ATGCCGCGGGCGATCGAGTCGTTCGACTTCAGCGACTACGACCTCGTCATCAGCGTCAGCCACGCCGTGGCGAAGGGCGCACGCACGTCGGGGAGGACCGAGCACCTGAACATCTGTTGTTCGCCGATCCGCTACGCTTGGGATCTCGAGGAGCAGTATCTCGAAGAGGCCGGACTCTCGCGCGGCCTCAAGGGCGTCGCCGCCCGCGCGCTGCTCGCGCGCATCCGCGCCTGGGACCGTCGCAGCGCTGACCGTCCGACGCGCGTGCTGGCAATCTCGCGCTTCATCGCCGAGCGGGTGCATCGCGTGTGGGGCCGCGACAGCGAGGTGCTGTATCCGCCGGTGGAGACGGAGTACTTCGGTCAGCCCACCGGCGTGGCACGCGAGCACGACCTCTACGTGACGGCCTCGCGCTTCGTCCCCTACAAGCGCATCCCGCTGATCGTCGAAGCCTTCGCCCAGATGCCGACGCGGCGCCTCGTCGTCATCGGCGACGGCCCCGAGATGCCCAAGGCCCGCGCCGCCGCGACACCGAACGTGACGTTCCAGGGCCGCGTCCCGCGCGCCGAGCTGCGCGAGTGGCTGCAGCGTGCCCGCGGCTTCGTCTTCGCCGCCGAGGAGGATTTCGGCATCGCCCCGGTCGAGGCGATGGCCGCCGGCACCCCGGTGGTCGCGTACGGCCGCGGCGGCGCCCGCGAGACCGTGGTCGGAGAGGGAGAAGCCCGGACGGGCGTGTTCTTTGAGGCCCAGTCCGTTGAGGCGATCGTGGACGCGGTGCGGCGGCTTGAGGAGGCTGGCGTGCGCTCGACTGACTGCGTGGCGCGGGCGGAGCTGTTTTCGGTGGCTGAGTTTAGGCGGAGAGTGGTTGGCCTCACGAGTGGGAGAGGGGAGGCGGTAGGGGGGTGA
- the recJ gene encoding single-stranded-DNA-specific exonuclease RecJ — MSRARLGARWRDVPAVDAGVVAELSAGLRQLTARAGKPDLPETLVRLLAVRGVRAVDDAARYLKPQREHLTPPESLSDLRRAAERLADAVRAREPILVHGDYDVDGISSTALLTRVLRALGAVVTPFIPDRRSDGYDLGPAGVRAARDCGARVVLTCDCGTTALQPARELRAAGVDLIITDHHRPGPELPPCYALVNPQREPDVDVRADRHLAAVGVAWKLAQVLVQLMGGERSEGERAELAAMLDDQLELVALATVADVALLVGDNRILVAEGLRRMATPPKPGQADRRNLGLRALIRSAGLDDKRLTAGRLGFVVAPRLNALGRIRQAITGVELLLAEDLGHAMDLAAECNRANDERQQLDRRILDEAKALLDGRDIDAARGLVLHGDGWEPGVIGIVASRIVELTHRPTFLIAVTDDGNRRVGKGSGRSIPGFDLHAALTSCGDLLEKYGGHRAAAGLTIAPEHIGEFAERFEAAAAAALSEEQLVPELRPDLELPIHAADDALLSAIRFMEPFGVGNAGPVLLSRGVPLQGGARSIGKDGLKLEFKTERGPREAVGWGMAARAREIARDSAVDMVYRLEVNEYRGATSLQASLLDLRPTGV, encoded by the coding sequence GTGAGCCGAGCGCGTCTCGGGGCGCGCTGGCGCGACGTCCCGGCCGTTGATGCGGGCGTCGTCGCCGAGCTGAGCGCCGGACTGCGGCAGCTCACGGCGCGGGCCGGCAAGCCGGACTTGCCCGAGACCCTGGTGCGCCTGCTCGCCGTGCGCGGCGTGCGGGCCGTGGACGACGCCGCGCGGTACCTGAAGCCGCAGCGCGAGCACCTCACGCCGCCGGAATCGCTCAGCGACCTGCGCCGCGCCGCCGAACGCCTGGCCGATGCCGTGCGTGCGCGCGAACCCATCCTCGTCCACGGCGACTACGACGTGGACGGCATTTCGTCCACTGCACTGCTCACGCGCGTGCTGCGCGCCCTCGGCGCAGTGGTGACGCCGTTCATTCCCGACCGGCGCAGCGACGGCTATGACCTCGGGCCGGCGGGTGTGCGCGCGGCGCGGGACTGCGGTGCGCGCGTGGTGCTCACCTGTGATTGCGGCACCACGGCGCTGCAACCGGCACGCGAACTGCGCGCGGCGGGCGTGGACCTCATCATCACCGATCACCACCGGCCAGGCCCCGAGTTGCCGCCCTGCTACGCGCTGGTGAACCCGCAGCGCGAGCCGGACGTCGACGTACGCGCCGACCGCCACCTCGCGGCCGTCGGCGTCGCGTGGAAGCTCGCGCAGGTGCTGGTGCAGTTGATGGGCGGCGAGCGCAGCGAGGGCGAACGCGCGGAACTCGCGGCGATGCTGGACGACCAGCTCGAGCTGGTCGCGTTGGCCACCGTCGCGGACGTCGCGCTGCTGGTGGGCGACAATCGCATCCTCGTGGCCGAAGGACTGCGTCGGATGGCCACGCCGCCCAAGCCCGGCCAAGCGGATCGGCGCAACCTCGGCCTGCGCGCGCTCATCCGCTCCGCCGGGCTCGACGACAAGCGCCTGACTGCGGGTCGGCTCGGCTTCGTCGTGGCGCCGCGGCTCAACGCGCTGGGGCGCATCCGCCAGGCCATCACCGGCGTGGAGCTGCTACTCGCCGAGGACCTCGGCCACGCGATGGACCTGGCCGCCGAGTGCAATCGCGCCAACGACGAACGCCAGCAGCTCGACCGCCGCATCCTCGACGAGGCCAAGGCCCTGCTGGATGGCCGTGACATTGACGCCGCGCGCGGGCTGGTGCTGCACGGCGACGGCTGGGAGCCGGGCGTGATCGGCATCGTCGCCTCGCGCATCGTGGAGCTCACGCATCGCCCCACGTTCTTAATCGCCGTCACCGACGATGGCAACCGACGCGTGGGGAAGGGCTCCGGCCGTTCGATTCCCGGATTCGACCTGCACGCCGCGCTCACGTCCTGCGGCGACCTGCTCGAGAAGTACGGCGGCCATCGCGCCGCCGCCGGGCTCACCATCGCGCCGGAGCATATCGGCGAGTTCGCCGAGCGCTTTGAGGCGGCCGCGGCTGCCGCGCTCAGCGAGGAACAGTTGGTGCCGGAACTGCGCCCGGACCTCGAGCTGCCGATCCACGCTGCTGACGATGCCTTGCTCTCGGCGATCCGCTTTATGGAGCCCTTCGGCGTGGGCAACGCGGGCCCGGTGCTACTCTCGCGCGGTGTGCCGCTGCAGGGTGGGGCGCGCAGCATCGGCAAGGACGGGCTGAAGCTGGAGTTCAAGACCGAGCGCGGCCCGCGCGAGGCGGTGGGCTGGGGAATGGCCGCGCGCGCCCGCGAGATCGCCCGCGACAGCGCCGTGGATATGGTGTATCGCCTGGAAGTGAACGAGTACCGCGGCGCGACGTCGCTGCAGGCCTCACTCCTCGACCTGCGTCCGACCGGTGTCTGA
- the rpsU gene encoding 30S ribosomal protein S21, which translates to MSEIVIHEDENFERALKRFKKKCEKAGILADLRKHRHYEKPSEKRKRKLNAAQRKNRRTRTH; encoded by the coding sequence TTGTCGGAAATCGTCATCCACGAAGACGAGAACTTCGAGCGCGCGCTGAAGCGCTTCAAGAAGAAGTGCGAGAAGGCCGGGATCCTCGCGGACCTGCGCAAGCATCGTCACTATGAGAAGCCGAGCGAGAAGCGGAAGCGGAAGCTCAACGCCGCGCAGCGCAAGAACCGTCGCACCCGCACGCACTGA
- a CDS encoding histidine triad nucleotide-binding protein translates to MSTECLFCQIVKKEIEATIVAETEHALAFHDIAPQAPVHVLVVPKKHYSSMNEMPDGSVLGAVASLAKQVAKDLGIAEGGYRAVVNTGEQGGQTVPHLHMHLLGGRAMKWPPG, encoded by the coding sequence ATGAGCACCGAGTGCCTCTTCTGTCAGATCGTGAAGAAAGAAATCGAGGCGACCATCGTCGCCGAGACTGAGCACGCGCTCGCGTTTCACGACATCGCGCCGCAGGCGCCAGTGCACGTGCTGGTCGTTCCGAAGAAGCACTACAGCTCGATGAACGAGATGCCCGACGGCTCGGTGCTCGGCGCCGTGGCCTCGTTGGCCAAGCAGGTGGCGAAGGACCTCGGCATCGCCGAGGGCGGCTATCGCGCGGTGGTGAACACCGGGGAGCAGGGTGGGCAGACCGTGCCCCACCTCCATATGCACCTCCTCGGCGGGCGCGCGATGAAGTGGCCGCCGGGGTGA
- the dnaG gene encoding DNA primase, whose translation MIPDEVVEQVVQAADIVAIIGEHVKLKKTGSVWRGPCPFHQGTNANFSVMPRGGYTCFVCGEKGSVFTFVQKRLGMSFVEAVKYVGAKSGIEVQDVQRKREGPDPREPFWELHGTVSEYFQRQLWDAPAGEAARAYLREREVSRDTAVRFGMGYAPRDPQALRAHLEGLGVPLERAVQAGILLQRDDAPEPRPRFRDRLMFPILDQSGHTVGFGGRLLGPGEPKYLNSSESEIFSKGRLLYNLGAARNAIRREDRVIVVEGYFDALRLVDAGVEHVVAPMGTALTDGQADLLAKFTTHAVLLYDSDGPGQKATFRAGDVLLAKGFEVRVVTLPDGEDPDTFVRAKGRAGLEPMIDQAMDIFDRKVQLLQRAGWFNDLQHKRRALDRLLPTIRAASDPITRDLYLARAAEAAGIAREVLLQELHAVRRGTRTSGRAPGAAGVPGATRPQGAGSRDADAPPPGDDASPFVPSGPYRSSVVQGNAEQSLIRVLLTQPVWQDFIAEEIGKLEMEELPDGAEGDALGEERGGALLDPVYAALYAAATRHGADADPELFTSDLEPLEIYVYETLRGEADAVVNAKQTVHDAMRQLRGRSLDARIASLKSILPLADDAEKDAIIAQMNRLTEEKRAVGVPKWGAVRR comes from the coding sequence GTGATCCCCGACGAGGTGGTGGAGCAGGTGGTGCAGGCGGCGGACATCGTCGCCATCATCGGCGAGCACGTGAAGCTCAAGAAGACGGGCAGCGTGTGGCGCGGCCCCTGTCCGTTCCATCAGGGTACCAACGCCAACTTCTCGGTGATGCCGCGCGGCGGCTACACCTGCTTCGTCTGCGGCGAGAAGGGCAGCGTCTTCACCTTCGTGCAGAAGCGCCTGGGGATGAGCTTCGTCGAGGCGGTGAAGTACGTGGGCGCCAAGAGTGGCATCGAGGTGCAGGACGTGCAGCGCAAGCGCGAAGGCCCCGATCCGCGCGAACCCTTCTGGGAGTTGCACGGCACGGTGAGCGAATACTTCCAGCGGCAGCTGTGGGACGCGCCGGCCGGCGAGGCCGCCCGCGCCTACCTGCGCGAGCGCGAGGTTTCGCGCGACACCGCCGTGCGTTTCGGGATGGGCTACGCCCCGCGCGATCCGCAGGCGCTGCGTGCGCATCTCGAAGGGCTGGGCGTGCCACTGGAGCGGGCGGTGCAGGCGGGCATCCTGCTGCAGCGCGACGACGCGCCGGAGCCGCGCCCGCGCTTCCGCGACCGCCTGATGTTCCCGATTCTCGACCAGTCAGGCCACACGGTGGGCTTCGGCGGGCGTCTGCTCGGCCCCGGCGAGCCGAAGTACCTGAACTCCTCCGAGAGCGAGATCTTCTCGAAGGGCCGGCTGCTCTACAACCTCGGCGCGGCGCGCAACGCCATCCGCCGCGAGGACCGCGTGATCGTCGTCGAGGGCTACTTCGACGCGCTGCGCCTCGTGGATGCCGGCGTCGAGCACGTGGTCGCGCCGATGGGCACCGCGCTCACCGACGGCCAGGCAGACTTGCTGGCGAAGTTCACGACGCACGCCGTGCTGCTCTACGACTCCGACGGCCCGGGCCAGAAGGCCACCTTCCGCGCCGGCGATGTGCTGCTCGCCAAGGGCTTCGAGGTGCGCGTCGTGACGCTGCCCGACGGCGAAGACCCCGACACCTTCGTGCGCGCCAAGGGCCGCGCCGGTCTGGAGCCGATGATCGATCAGGCGATGGACATCTTCGACCGCAAGGTGCAGCTGCTGCAACGCGCCGGCTGGTTCAATGACCTCCAGCACAAGCGGCGCGCGCTCGACCGCCTCCTGCCGACGATTCGCGCCGCCAGTGATCCGATTACCCGTGACCTGTATCTGGCGCGCGCCGCCGAGGCGGCGGGCATCGCGCGCGAGGTGCTGCTGCAGGAGCTGCACGCGGTGCGGCGTGGGACGCGCACCAGCGGCCGCGCGCCTGGCGCGGCGGGCGTGCCGGGCGCGACACGGCCGCAGGGCGCAGGCTCGCGCGACGCCGATGCGCCACCGCCGGGCGACGACGCGTCACCCTTCGTTCCGAGCGGTCCGTACCGTTCGAGCGTAGTACAGGGGAATGCCGAACAGAGTCTCATCCGCGTGCTCCTCACCCAGCCGGTGTGGCAGGACTTCATCGCCGAGGAAATTGGCAAGCTGGAGATGGAGGAACTTCCCGACGGAGCCGAGGGCGATGCCCTCGGCGAGGAGCGGGGCGGGGCATTGCTCGATCCGGTGTACGCCGCGCTCTACGCTGCCGCGACGCGCCACGGCGCGGACGCCGACCCAGAACTGTTCACGAGCGATCTCGAGCCGCTGGAGATCTATGTGTACGAGACGCTACGCGGCGAGGCGGACGCGGTGGTGAACGCGAAGCAGACGGTGCACGATGCGATGCGCCAACTCCGCGGGCGTTCGCTCGATGCGCGGATCGCGTCGTTGAAGTCGATACTTCCGTTGGCGGATGACGCGGAGAAGGACGCGATCATCGCGCAGATGAATCGGTTGACGGAGGAGAAGCGCGCGGTTGGGGTACCGAAGTGGGGGGCGGTGCGGCGATGA
- a CDS encoding GatB/YqeY domain-containing protein, with translation MATRLQGELNVARKAQDKDRVLLLGTVLSDIRNHEIAIKRAPTDDDVIDVLRKAIKRRRESVEMYETGGRPELAAAERREAEALEVYLPAAPSDDEIRAAVRAAIAAGAKQMGAVMGKVMPAYKGRVDGNVLNRIVREELGTSP, from the coding sequence TTGGCGACGCGGCTGCAGGGCGAGCTGAACGTCGCCCGAAAGGCACAGGATAAAGATCGCGTCCTGCTGCTGGGCACCGTGTTGTCCGACATCCGCAATCACGAGATCGCGATCAAGCGCGCACCCACCGATGACGATGTCATCGACGTGCTCCGCAAGGCGATCAAGCGACGGCGGGAATCGGTGGAGATGTACGAGACTGGTGGCCGTCCGGAACTTGCGGCGGCCGAGCGGCGGGAGGCGGAGGCCCTTGAGGTCTACCTCCCCGCCGCCCCCTCGGACGATGAGATCCGCGCTGCCGTGCGCGCCGCCATCGCCGCCGGCGCCAAGCAGATGGGCGCCGTGATGGGCAAGGTGATGCCCGCTTACAAAGGCCGGGTGGACGGCAACGTCCTCAACCGGATCGTGCGCGAGGAGCTCGGGACGTCCCCGTGA
- a CDS encoding Smr/MutS family protein, whose product MTVQAHVLDVLEFARLLDYVAGHASTTPGAARIRALRPTRVGGTHVDRTEALAALHAEHARVAAMRALCEAEQPFRPEAIPELEAAFARLRVAGASWNGSELRGGCTLLRSARLTQQALRDEASPPAARAPLAALADRLIALPQVEQQLDRVLTDEGELKDDASPALRRIRRELRASEGEIVRLLERLMAKLEPHHRVDDASVTLRNGRWVIPVRREGRVVVGGIVHDSSQSGQTVFVEPPAAVEAGNRIRELEGEERSECERIFAELTELLRPEREALADAWDALVALDALYGRARYALAAVCSPADLAPAREGWQIRDGRHPLLLAQGVDVVPFALSMAPDERTLLVSGPNTGGKTVLLKALALIALMMQCGIPAPVGLESTVPVFDDVFADIGDEQSLEASLSTFSAHLKHLKEIVDHASADALVLIDELGSGTDPLEGAALGGAILETLTRRGTTTIATTHLGALKELASEVPGVVNASLQFDAERLAPTYRLIKGIPGRSYGLAIAQRLQMDAAVIARAEERVPTMERDLSALLADVEARAESLAAREREVAAQQADLQRRAGRVAEREATLTAREREVEREARSGARKYLLEARQEVEATIARLREQAAAQASAFGAATDASAPATAVDAAAVEARRALERRAGRERDALEALDAEERAAQEAIWKAREAAEAVAGAASAAGRAGADGGKARDKRGAVVELGDAVEVATLGGKTGKLLERRGDEAVVMVGALKMTVPFSALRRLSARHTKEAAVPLAIVDVPDVVAKTEVDLRGMRVHELDDALVQAIDAAHRADLHALRIIHGKGTGALRERVNALLKGDKRVKSYRLGAWNEGGAGVTVAELA is encoded by the coding sequence GTGACGGTCCAGGCCCACGTGCTCGACGTCCTCGAATTCGCGCGACTGCTCGACTACGTCGCGGGGCACGCGTCCACTACGCCGGGCGCAGCACGCATTCGCGCGCTGCGCCCGACGCGCGTCGGGGGCACACACGTGGACCGCACCGAGGCCCTGGCTGCGCTGCACGCCGAGCACGCCCGTGTGGCGGCGATGCGCGCGCTCTGCGAGGCCGAGCAGCCGTTCCGGCCCGAAGCCATCCCTGAACTCGAAGCCGCCTTCGCGCGCCTGCGGGTCGCCGGTGCGAGTTGGAACGGCAGCGAACTGCGCGGCGGGTGCACGTTGCTGCGCAGCGCCCGCCTCACGCAGCAGGCCCTGCGCGACGAGGCCTCCCCGCCGGCCGCGCGTGCGCCGCTGGCCGCGCTGGCCGATCGTCTGATCGCGCTGCCGCAGGTGGAGCAGCAGCTGGACCGCGTCCTCACCGACGAGGGCGAGCTCAAGGACGACGCCTCGCCGGCGCTGCGCCGCATCCGCCGCGAGCTGCGCGCCTCCGAGGGCGAGATCGTGCGCCTGCTCGAACGCCTGATGGCCAAGCTGGAGCCGCATCACCGCGTGGACGACGCCTCGGTGACGCTGCGCAACGGGCGCTGGGTGATTCCGGTGCGCCGCGAAGGCCGCGTCGTCGTCGGCGGCATCGTGCACGACAGCTCGCAGTCGGGGCAGACGGTGTTCGTCGAGCCGCCGGCGGCGGTCGAGGCAGGGAATCGTATCCGCGAGCTCGAAGGCGAAGAGCGCAGCGAGTGCGAGCGCATCTTCGCCGAACTCACGGAACTGCTGCGCCCGGAGCGCGAGGCGCTTGCCGATGCCTGGGACGCGCTCGTCGCGCTCGACGCGCTGTATGGCCGTGCCCGCTACGCGCTGGCGGCAGTTTGCAGCCCGGCGGACCTCGCGCCGGCGCGCGAGGGCTGGCAGATCCGCGATGGGCGACACCCGCTGCTGCTGGCGCAGGGCGTGGACGTGGTGCCCTTTGCCCTCTCGATGGCGCCCGACGAACGCACGCTGTTGGTGTCGGGGCCGAACACGGGCGGCAAGACGGTGCTGCTCAAGGCGCTGGCGCTCATCGCCCTGATGATGCAGTGCGGCATCCCGGCACCGGTGGGCCTCGAGAGCACCGTACCGGTGTTCGACGACGTGTTCGCCGACATCGGCGACGAACAGTCGCTCGAAGCCTCGCTTTCCACGTTCTCGGCGCACCTCAAGCACCTCAAGGAGATCGTCGACCACGCCTCGGCGGATGCCTTGGTGCTCATCGACGAACTCGGCTCCGGCACCGACCCGCTCGAAGGCGCCGCGCTCGGCGGCGCGATCCTCGAGACGCTCACGCGGCGCGGCACGACGACGATCGCCACGACGCATCTCGGTGCGCTGAAGGAGCTGGCCAGCGAAGTGCCGGGCGTGGTGAATGCCTCGTTGCAGTTCGACGCCGAGCGCCTCGCGCCGACCTATCGGCTGATCAAGGGCATCCCCGGACGTTCGTACGGCCTGGCGATCGCGCAGCGCCTGCAGATGGACGCGGCGGTGATCGCGCGCGCCGAGGAGCGCGTGCCGACGATGGAGCGGGACCTGAGCGCGCTGCTCGCGGATGTCGAAGCGCGCGCCGAATCACTGGCGGCGCGAGAGCGCGAGGTCGCCGCGCAGCAGGCGGACCTGCAGCGTCGTGCGGGGCGTGTGGCCGAGCGTGAGGCGACGCTCACGGCGCGGGAGCGTGAAGTCGAGCGCGAGGCACGCAGCGGGGCGCGGAAGTACCTGCTGGAGGCGCGGCAGGAGGTCGAAGCGACGATCGCGCGGCTGCGGGAGCAGGCGGCGGCGCAGGCGTCGGCCTTCGGGGCGGCCACGGACGCATCGGCCCCTGCTACGGCAGTGGATGCGGCCGCCGTCGAGGCGCGGCGCGCGCTGGAGCGACGCGCCGGACGCGAGCGCGACGCCCTCGAAGCACTCGACGCCGAGGAGCGCGCGGCGCAGGAAGCGATCTGGAAGGCGCGCGAGGCCGCCGAAGCGGTGGCCGGCGCGGCGAGCGCGGCCGGCCGGGCGGGCGCAGATGGCGGCAAGGCCCGCGACAAGCGCGGCGCCGTCGTCGAACTCGGCGATGCCGTGGAAGTCGCCACGCTCGGCGGTAAGACCGGCAAGCTGCTCGAGCGCCGCGGCGACGAGGCCGTCGTGATGGTGGGCGCGCTGAAGATGACCGTGCCGTTTTCGGCGTTGCGTCGCCTGTCGGCGCGCCACACCAAGGAGGCGGCGGTCCCGCTGGCGATCGTGGACGTGCCGGACGTGGTCGCCAAGACCGAGGTGGACCTGCGCGGGATGCGCGTGCACGAACTGGACGACGCGCTGGTGCAGGCGATCGACGCTGCGCACCGCGCCGACCTGCACGCGTTGCGCATCATCCACGGCAAGGGCACGGGCGCGTTGCGCGAGCGGGTGAACGCGCTGCTCAAGGGCGACAAGCGCGTGAAGTCGTACCGCTTGGGCGCCTGGAACGAAGGCGGTGCCGGCGTGACGGTGGCGGAGCTCGCGTGA
- a CDS encoding RsmE family RNA methyltransferase — translation MSLPTFFADEAFAAPSQVTLGEDAAHHMRVRRLEIGARVRLLDGQGTRGEGVLTQLAKRHATVAVEAAAYSEPPAPVHLLLPVADKDRMLWLAEKATELGVASWRPVLYRRSKHVNPRGEGPVFQQKLRARMISALEQSGGSWLPTMYPDASVEHAISAAPQGIALVLDAGAPSVWEVLRGAGGGSVGSGTAAAAAPAQGGISVAVGPEGGFEPAERAALEAAGFRPAALGPNVLRFETAAVAAIAVARAALPF, via the coding sequence GTGAGCCTGCCGACCTTCTTCGCCGACGAGGCCTTCGCCGCGCCGTCGCAGGTGACGCTCGGCGAAGACGCGGCGCACCATATGCGCGTGCGGCGCCTGGAGATCGGCGCGCGCGTGCGGCTGCTCGACGGGCAGGGCACGCGCGGCGAAGGCGTGCTCACGCAGTTGGCGAAGCGCCACGCGACGGTGGCGGTGGAAGCAGCCGCGTATAGCGAGCCGCCGGCGCCGGTGCACCTGCTGTTGCCGGTGGCGGACAAAGATCGGATGCTGTGGCTCGCGGAGAAAGCCACGGAACTCGGCGTCGCGAGTTGGCGGCCGGTGCTCTACCGGCGCTCCAAGCACGTGAATCCGCGCGGCGAGGGGCCGGTGTTCCAGCAGAAGCTGCGTGCGCGGATGATCAGCGCATTAGAGCAGTCCGGTGGCAGTTGGTTGCCGACGATGTATCCCGACGCATCGGTGGAGCACGCGATCAGTGCTGCGCCTCAGGGCATTGCGCTGGTGCTCGACGCAGGGGCGCCGTCGGTGTGGGAGGTGCTCCGCGGTGCCGGAGGTGGGAGCGTCGGCTCGGGCACCGCGGCGGCAGCGGCGCCCGCGCAGGGTGGCATCAGCGTCGCGGTCGGGCCGGAAGGCGGCTTCGAACCTGCCGAGCGCGCCGCGCTCGAGGCGGCGGGCTTCCGGCCGGCCGCCCTCGGGCCGAACGTGCTGCGCTTCGAGACGGCGGCGGTGGCGGCCATCGCCGTCGCGCGCGCCGCGCTACCTTTCTGA
- a CDS encoding RsmD family RNA methyltransferase, whose product MSELRIIAGQWRGRRIAVPAAGVRPTADRVREAWMSIIQPHIPDARVLDLCAGSGALGLECLSRGAEHCDFVEQDPKVLRVLQGNIETLGATPRSTVHKASAPTWLEQQLQSQWQLPSPLPSPLQLHPSSVIRPYQLALADPPYASDLAERLATIWLTTPFSDIFCIEHASSLTLPAPADAAPDRRRYGETALTIYRAPR is encoded by the coding sequence GTGTCTGAGCTGCGCATCATCGCCGGACAATGGCGCGGCCGGCGCATCGCCGTCCCGGCCGCCGGCGTTCGCCCGACGGCCGACCGCGTGCGCGAGGCCTGGATGAGCATCATCCAGCCGCACATCCCCGACGCCCGCGTGCTCGACCTCTGCGCCGGCAGTGGCGCGCTGGGCCTCGAATGCCTGAGCCGCGGCGCCGAACACTGCGACTTCGTGGAACAGGACCCCAAGGTGCTGCGCGTGCTGCAGGGGAACATCGAGACCCTCGGCGCCACCCCGCGTAGCACGGTGCACAAGGCCAGCGCCCCGACCTGGCTAGAGCAGCAGCTGCAGTCGCAGTGGCAGTTGCCGTCGCCGTTGCCGTCGCCGTTGCAGTTGCATCCGTCCTCCGTCATCCGTCCCTATCAGCTAGCCCTAGCCGACCCCCCCTACGCCTCCGACCTCGCTGAGCGCCTCGCGACCATCTGGCTCACCACGCCCTTCTCTGACATCTTTTGCATCGAGCACGCGAGCAGCCTCACGCTGCCCGCGCCCGCCGATGCCGCTCCCGACCGTCGCCGCTACGGCGAGACTGCCCTGACCATCTACCGCGCCCCCCGCTGA
- a CDS encoding 50S ribosomal protein L11 methyltransferase: protein MFQAGAEGLHELDDALVTHLPASTDADAFVRAVKAADPALRAEISPLEDTDWAEKWKERITSHQLGALMVTPPWLAAGCDPATTIVIEPAMAFGTGEHPTTRGVVRLMQGVIRTGDAVADLGSGSAVLAIAAAKLGAARVYAIEIDPDATGNAEENIARNGVGDRVAALEGDASLFLPLVAPVRVILANIISSVLVDLLPLMAMTLADDGVIILSGILREERERMVTALRDGGWRLDAEDAEDQWWSVRCTKAA from the coding sequence ATGTTCCAAGCCGGCGCCGAGGGCCTGCACGAGCTCGACGACGCGCTCGTGACGCATCTGCCCGCGTCCACCGACGCAGACGCGTTCGTCCGCGCGGTGAAGGCAGCAGATCCGGCGTTGCGCGCGGAGATCAGCCCGCTCGAGGACACCGACTGGGCCGAGAAGTGGAAGGAGCGCATCACGTCGCATCAGCTTGGCGCATTGATGGTGACGCCGCCGTGGTTGGCCGCGGGGTGCGATCCGGCGACGACGATCGTCATCGAGCCGGCGATGGCCTTCGGCACGGGCGAGCATCCGACGACGCGCGGCGTCGTGCGCTTGATGCAGGGCGTGATCCGCACCGGTGATGCGGTGGCGGACCTCGGCTCGGGGTCGGCGGTGTTGGCGATCGCGGCGGCCAAGCTGGGTGCGGCGCGCGTGTATGCGATCGAGATCGATCCCGACGCCACGGGGAACGCCGAGGAGAACATCGCGCGCAATGGCGTCGGCGATCGCGTGGCGGCGCTCGAAGGCGACGCGTCGCTGTTCCTGCCGCTGGTGGCGCCGGTGCGCGTGATCCTCGCGAACATCATCTCGTCGGTGCTCGTGGACCTGCTGCCGCTGATGGCGATGACCTTGGCGGACGACGGCGTGATCATCCTCTCGGGCATCCTGCGCGAGGAGCGTGAACGGATGGTCACGGCGCTGCGCGATGGCGGCTGGCGCTTGGACGCCGAGGACGCCGAAGACCAGTGGTGGAGCGTGCGATGCACGAAGGCCGCGTGA